From Amphritea atlantica, a single genomic window includes:
- a CDS encoding DUF1244 domain-containing protein — protein MDTQTQTELEAAAFRRLVKHLDERKDVQNIDLMILAGFCRNCLSKWYKAAADERGIELSYEEACEQVYGMPYSEWKEKHQKKATPEQLAAYEATQKPKQ, from the coding sequence ATGGATACACAGACACAGACCGAACTTGAAGCCGCCGCTTTTCGCCGCCTGGTAAAACATCTGGATGAGCGAAAAGATGTCCAGAATATCGACCTGATGATTCTGGCGGGATTCTGCCGTAACTGCCTGTCAAAGTGGTATAAAGCGGCGGCCGACGAACGGGGCATTGAACTGAGCTATGAGGAGGCTTGTGAACAGGTCTACGGCATGCCCTACTCAGAGTGGAAAGAAAAACACCAGAAGAAAGCCACCCCGGAACAGCTGGCGGCTTATGAGGCGACCCAGAAACCGAAGCAGTAA